One segment of Platichthys flesus chromosome 15, fPlaFle2.1, whole genome shotgun sequence DNA contains the following:
- the LOC133969305 gene encoding rho GTPase-activating protein 32-like isoform X1 — protein MESVIQDNAWVADPLNHYSISSVSKKHGKLITFLRSFMKSRPTKQKLKQRGILRERVFGCDLGEHLLNSGYDVPQVLKSCTEFLEKHGVTDGIYRLSGIASNIQKLRHEFDSEQIPDLTKDVYIQDIHCVSSLCKLYFRELPNPLLTYQLYEKFSDAVSAATDEERLIKIHDVIQQLPPPHYRTLEFLMRHLSHLATFSYITNMHSKNLAIVWAPNLLRSKQIESACFSGTAAFMEVRIQSVVVEFILNHVDVLFSTKLSTLIREGAGHNSLSRPKSLLVSSPSTKLLTLEEAQARTQAQINSPVTEDSKYIEVGEGPAALQGKFHTVIEFPTERKRPPIKSKKSPVGSWRSFFNLGKSSSMSKRKLHRNPSEPNELKAMALAGGRGDTATLRSAKSEESLSSLHNVEGESKVYRPRRPRSSSDALSASFNGELLDSRQLCNSYDNLDGTEDSDGDDGPICVPALISPPRSAGEDVDLSPPDIGMASLDFDPMSFQCSLPDTSYAFPRDDSPAGAEASTLKRSPGSICGKTNGSDISAAFLGCLSTPLFPTDFSGVAGENMESKRLTTSYSYTDKPTQAVSPIKSGKSISMSPFTNSQIFSTEMPDTDVAGQAQYPQPLPLPVIPKDSPPLMGSLLLRAAELSLGEAFQMELHTKLAAFDNIYSREVKGEDSVQQAPSASSPNHQGVLASAPDSSKDLTPHSLSSTDPPSAPPPPPPPKNAARMLALALAESAQQVSIQSQSWSSEPATPVSPLQSQDAFDFQDSPHQLDPHFHSSSEEIAERGSSPPPNGTAAASTTVSSYPSAPSPPIKQQPLEFTGMITKPSDSAKSSRGPPGPQPPKDPTPPDTPFYKFARLPSSLSPTSPNRRSPERQQAVAGQVPVHTSSSTSTLASPPSGSCKDKGVLPQPGPEVKSEGTAPPAILPQPSEQPPPIAQKPKKQSVPQHQKHAQRQTHLPTPPQPQTQVHSQPSNLSKASARVAPTSAEPFEKPWEAIRPVQPCTDSAKYHDSYGPKPPAPPVRTIESKLATAALSQSEASYHILDEGPAPGHHEDALPHHPLSPHKSSMHQPAYLYHGKGEAVLIEPPGAAYYHQRPVPLGLQTMPHHYRPDSVPPHLSYVSKSEPQIPYSARVDNRYSTLGPRSYHHSIKSRGNPCSVFVSPGPGHQGYSHDRNQGYPNIRRVHSLHVPSAVRSVPIQRTEVPPEDDMYVYHRPIYKCKAYQQPPQQPPQQAQQQPPQQSSQQSSQQSSQQSSQQSSQQSSQQSSQADYHVTQLQPYFENGRVQYRYSPYSGSSPLEAPYYDIDPYGTIRIRHVHSYGSRDPGAAAGRPGGKATGYHYLAHHVIPPGKEHSFVSRDMPPSHGTKETASYLSWDPEESERLRMHSIRRESRARQRIKGPVLSQYDNVGLFTPPDISGYETLHLRSKSDPGKAVLLVAECKDGRYLPRHMVSDPDVLMYMETDKHVHGSVAGDKSDGHTKQSSSKKSSHSLPATLSHSLSHQQESGRHEAKYETGDDQLCGDSGRSKHWQQEYPTQRNFQPRYECPESDQHQSKVKPLSGYHSAEDPPSAPREQVARSKLERSHSVREQQHYNQGIADVDRDYSYQKHGTKPPQSHYDNLDDYHPVPQPQAPVQKRGGPGSFPAPGFSASHSNRAYSTALGQGGYIQTELAMQRSETEIRTE, from the exons TGTCTAAGAAGCACGGGAAGCTGATCACCTTCTTACGCTCCTTCATGAAGTCCCGGCCCACCAAGCAGAAGCTGAAGCAGAGGGGCATCCTCCGGGAGAGGGTGTTCGGATGCGACCTCGGAGAACACCTCCTGAACTCAGGATACGATG TGCCCCAGGTCCTCAAGAGCTGCACCGAGTTCCTCGAGAAACATGGTGTGACGGACGGCATCTACCGCCTCTCTGGGATTGCCTCAAATATTCAGAAACTGCG GCACGAGTTTGACTCTGAGCAGATCCCCGACCTGACCAAAGATGtttacatccaggacatccacTGTGTTAGCTCGCTGTGCAAGCTCTACTTCAGAGAGCTGCCCAACCCCCTGCTCACCTACCAACTCTACGAGAAGTTCTCT GATGCCGTATCAGCAGCAACGGATGAAGAGCGGCTCATCAAAATCCATGACGTCATCCAGCAGCTTCCTCCACCGCATTACAG GACTCTGGAGTTTCTCATGAGACACCTCTCTCACCTGGCAACATTCAGCTACATCACCAACATGCACAGCAAGAACCTGGCTATTGTCTGGGCCCCCAACCTGCTGAG GTCTAAACAGATTGAATCTGCATGCTTCAGTGGGACTGCGGCCTTCATGGAAGTCAGAATCCAGTCTGTGGTGGTGGAGTTCATCCTGAACCATGTGGACGTTCTCTTTAGCACTAAACTCAGCACACTTATACGAGAGGGAGCAG GTCACAACTCGTTGTCACGGCCGAAGTCCCTGCTGGTTTCATCACCCTCCACAAAACTATTGACTCTGGAGGAGGCCCAGGCCAGGACTCAGGCTCAGATCAACTCTCCGGTCACTGAAGACAGCAAGTACATTGAGGTGGGCGAAGGTCCAGCTGCCCTGCAGGGCAAGTTCCACACCGTCATCGAGTTTCCCACCGAGAG GAAGAGGCCGCCTATTAAATCCAAGAAGTCCCCTGTGGGTAGTTGGCGTTCTTTCTTCAACCTGGGCAAGTCTTCCTCCATGTCCAAGCGCAAGCTTCACCGCAATCCCAGTGAACCAAATGAACTGAAAGCAATGGCTCTCGCTG gaggcagaggagacacAGCAACGTTAAGATCAGCCAAAAGTGAAGAGTCACTGAGTTCCCTGCATAATGTGGAAG GAGAGTCCAAGGTGTACCGTCCTCGGAGGCCACGCTCCAGCAGCGATGCCCTGTCAGCATCCTTTAACGGCGAGCTGCTGGACAGCCGGCAGCTCTGCAACTCCTATGACAACCTGGACGGCACAGAGGACAGCGACGGAGACGACGGGCCCATCTGTGTGCCTGCTCTCATCTCACCTCCCCGCTCAGCAGGCGAAGACGTGGACCTCAGCCCACCAGACATTGGCATGGCCTCCTTGGACTTTGACCCCATGTCTTTCCAGTGCAGTCTCCCAGACACCTCCTATGCCTTCCCCCGAGATGACTCACCAGCCGGGGCAGAGGCCTCCACATTAAAGAGGAGCCCCGGCAGCATCTGTGGCAAGACCAATGGCTCTGACATCTCTGCTGCCTTCCTGGGCTGCTTGTCTACCCCCTTGTTTCCCACAGACTTCAGTGGTGTTGCTGGAGAGAACATGGAAAGCAAGAGATTGACCACTTCCTATTCTTATACTGATAAACCCACACAGGCTGTGTCGCCTATTAAATCTGGAAAGTCCATTAGCATGAGTCCTTTTACCAATTCACAGATTTTCTCTACAGAAATGCCTGACACAGATGTAGCTGGACAGGCTCAATATCCACAACCATTACCTCTTCCTGTAATACCCAAGGACTCTCCTCCCCTGATGGGCAGCCTGCTGCTGAGGGCAGCTGAGCTGTCCTTGGGTGAAGCTTTCCAAATGGAGCTGCACACGAAGCTGGCAGCATTTGACAACATATACAGTCGAGAAGTGAAGGGAGAGGACAGTGTTCAGCAGGCACCGTCAGCCAGCAGCCCAAATCACCAAG GAGTTTTAGCCTCAGCCCCGGACTCTTCAAAGGACCTCACCCCTCATTCCCTCAGCTCCACAGATCCCCCctctgcccctcctcctcctccccctcctaaAAATGCTGCCCGCATGTTGGCCCTTGCCCTCGCTGAGTCTGCCCAGCAGGTCTCCATCCAGTCTCAGTCATGGTCCTCTGAGCCCGCAACACCGGTGTCCCCTCTGCAGTCGCAGGATGCCTTTGACTTCCAGGATTCGCCGCATCAACTGGACCCACATTTCCACAGTTCCTCTGAGGAGATAGCTGAAAGGGGAAGTTCCCCACCACCAAACGGCACTGCTGCAGCTTCCACCACAGTCTCATCTTATCCCTCTGCTCCCAGTCCTCCAATCAAACAGCAGCCGCTTGAGTTTACTGGCATGATCACCAAGCCATCAGACAGTGCCAAGTCCTCAAGAGGTCCACCTGGACCACAGCCACCTAAAGACCCCACCCCACCAGACACTCCTTTTTACAAGTTCGCGCGACTCCCTAGTTCATTAAGCCCGACTTCTCCAAACAGGAGAAGTCCAGAAAGACAGCAGGCTGTTGCAGGACAGGTCCCAGTCCATACCAGCTCATCCACTTCCACCCTAGCCTCCCCCCCCAGTGGCAGCTGTAAAGATAAAGGAGTCTTACCACAACCTGGTCCTGAG GTTAAATCAGAGGGAACTGCACCACCAGCAATCCTTCCACAACCTTCAGAACAGCCGCCTCCGATTGCTCAAAAGCCCAAAAAGCAGTCTGTGCCGCAGCATCAGAAACACGCCCAGAGACAGACTCATCTCCCTACACCGCCTCAACCTCAGACACAAGTCCATTCCCAGCCTTCGAATCTCTCAAAGGCCAGTGCAAGAGTGGCCCCCACCTCTGCTGAGCCTTTTGAGAAGCCTTGGGAGGCCATTAGGCCAGTACAGCCCTGCACAGATTCTGCAAAGTATCACGACTCTTATGGACCAAAACCTCCTGCCCCTCCTGTCCGCACCATCGAGAGCAAGCTGGCCACTGCAGCGCTTAGCCAAAGTGAAGCCTCCTATCACATCTTGGATGAGGGCCCTGCACCTGGCCACCATGAAGATGCTCTGCCTCACCATCCTCTTTCTCCTCATAAATCTTCCATGCACCAGCCAGCCTACTTGTATCACGGTAAAGGAGAGGCTGTTTTAATTGAACCTCCAGGAGCTGCATACTACCACCAGAGACCTGTTCCTCTGGGCCTGCAGACCATGCCACACCACTACCGGCCTGACAGTGTCCCCCCACACCTCTCCTACGTGTCCAAGTCTGAGCCTCAGATACCTTACAGTGCCAGAGTAGACAACAGATACAGCACTTTAGGCCCAAGGTCATACCACCACTCCATTAAGTCCAGAGGAAACccctgcagtgtgtttgtgtctccggGCCCAGGGCATCAGGGTTATAGCCACGACCGAAACCAAGGCTATCCCAACATCCGTAGAGTGCACTCACTCCACGTTCCTTCCGCTGTCCGCTCAGTGCCCATCCAAAGGACTGAGGTTCCTCCAGAAGACGACATGTACGTCTACCACAGGCCCATTTATAAGTGCAAAGCCTACCAGCAGCCCCCGCAGCAGCCCCCACAGCAGGCCCAGCAGCAGCCCCCGCAGCAGTCCTCACAGCAGTCTTCACAGCAGTCTTCACAGCAGTCCTCACAGCAGTCCTCACAGCAGTCTTCACAGCAGTCTTCACAAGCGGACTACCACGTTACTCAACTGCAGCCTTACTTTGAGAATGGGCGGGTCCAGTATCGCTATAGTCCGTACTCTGGTTCAAGCCCCCTGGAGGCTCCTTACTATGACATCGACCCTTATGGCACCATCCGAATCCGGCACGTCCACTCTTATGGCAGCCGAGATCCCGGCGCTGCTGCTGGCCGACCAGGTGGAAAGGCGACTGGCTACCACTACCTTGCTCACCACGTTATCCCACCAGGGAAGGAGCACAGCTTTGTGAGCAGGGACATGCCCCCCAGCCATGGGACAAAGGAAACTGCTTCTTACCTCTCTTGGGACCCCGAGGAGTCAGAAAGGCTTCGCATGCACTCCATCCGCAGGGAGAGCCGGGCCAGACAGAGGATTAAAGGCCCTGTCCTCTCTCAGTATGACAACGTCGGCTTGTTCACACCACCAGATATTTCAGGTTATGAAACCCTACACCTGCGCAGTAAATCTGACCCAGGTAAAGCTGTGCTGCTTGTAGCCGAATGCAAAGATGGCCGCTACCTCCCCAGACACATGGTGTCAGACCCTGACGTCCTCATGTACATGGAGACTGACAAGCACGTCCATGGCAGTGTAGCGGGTGACAAGTCGGATGGACATACCAAGCAAAGCAGTTCCAAAAAATCGTCTCACTCCCTTCCTGCTACTCTGAGCCACAGTCTATCCCATCAGCAGGAGAGTGGTCGACACGAGGCCAAGTACGAGACTGGAGACGACCAGCTGTGTGGAGACAGCGGCAGGTCGAAACACTGGCAGCAGGAGTATCCCACCCAGAGGAACTTCCAACCAAGGTACGAGTGTCCTGAATCTGACCAGCACCAGAGTAAAGTGAAACCGTTGAGCGGCTACCACAGTGCGGAAGACCCGCCCTCAGCTCCAAGGGAACAAGTTGCCCGCTCCAAATTGGAGCGATCGCACAGCGTCCGAGAGCAGCAGCACTACAACCAGGGCATAGCCGATGTGGACAGAGACTACTCATATCAGAAACACGGCACGAAACCGCCACAGTCCCACTATGATAACTTGGACGATTACCACCCAGTACCTCAACCTCAGGCTCCGGTCCAAAAACGTGGAGGCCCCGGCTCCTTTCCCGCCCCTGGGTTCTCAGCGAGCCACAGCAACAGAGCGTACTCCACAGCACTGGGCCAGGGAGGCTATATCCAGACTGAGCTGGCCATGCAGAGGTCAGAGACAGAGATCCGTACAGAATGA
- the LOC133969305 gene encoding rho GTPase-activating protein 32-like isoform X2 has protein sequence MKSRPTKQKLKQRGILRERVFGCDLGEHLLNSGYDVPQVLKSCTEFLEKHGVTDGIYRLSGIASNIQKLRHEFDSEQIPDLTKDVYIQDIHCVSSLCKLYFRELPNPLLTYQLYEKFSDAVSAATDEERLIKIHDVIQQLPPPHYRTLEFLMRHLSHLATFSYITNMHSKNLAIVWAPNLLRSKQIESACFSGTAAFMEVRIQSVVVEFILNHVDVLFSTKLSTLIREGAGHNSLSRPKSLLVSSPSTKLLTLEEAQARTQAQINSPVTEDSKYIEVGEGPAALQGKFHTVIEFPTERKRPPIKSKKSPVGSWRSFFNLGKSSSMSKRKLHRNPSEPNELKAMALAGGRGDTATLRSAKSEESLSSLHNVEGESKVYRPRRPRSSSDALSASFNGELLDSRQLCNSYDNLDGTEDSDGDDGPICVPALISPPRSAGEDVDLSPPDIGMASLDFDPMSFQCSLPDTSYAFPRDDSPAGAEASTLKRSPGSICGKTNGSDISAAFLGCLSTPLFPTDFSGVAGENMESKRLTTSYSYTDKPTQAVSPIKSGKSISMSPFTNSQIFSTEMPDTDVAGQAQYPQPLPLPVIPKDSPPLMGSLLLRAAELSLGEAFQMELHTKLAAFDNIYSREVKGEDSVQQAPSASSPNHQGVLASAPDSSKDLTPHSLSSTDPPSAPPPPPPPKNAARMLALALAESAQQVSIQSQSWSSEPATPVSPLQSQDAFDFQDSPHQLDPHFHSSSEEIAERGSSPPPNGTAAASTTVSSYPSAPSPPIKQQPLEFTGMITKPSDSAKSSRGPPGPQPPKDPTPPDTPFYKFARLPSSLSPTSPNRRSPERQQAVAGQVPVHTSSSTSTLASPPSGSCKDKGVLPQPGPEVKSEGTAPPAILPQPSEQPPPIAQKPKKQSVPQHQKHAQRQTHLPTPPQPQTQVHSQPSNLSKASARVAPTSAEPFEKPWEAIRPVQPCTDSAKYHDSYGPKPPAPPVRTIESKLATAALSQSEASYHILDEGPAPGHHEDALPHHPLSPHKSSMHQPAYLYHGKGEAVLIEPPGAAYYHQRPVPLGLQTMPHHYRPDSVPPHLSYVSKSEPQIPYSARVDNRYSTLGPRSYHHSIKSRGNPCSVFVSPGPGHQGYSHDRNQGYPNIRRVHSLHVPSAVRSVPIQRTEVPPEDDMYVYHRPIYKCKAYQQPPQQPPQQAQQQPPQQSSQQSSQQSSQQSSQQSSQQSSQQSSQADYHVTQLQPYFENGRVQYRYSPYSGSSPLEAPYYDIDPYGTIRIRHVHSYGSRDPGAAAGRPGGKATGYHYLAHHVIPPGKEHSFVSRDMPPSHGTKETASYLSWDPEESERLRMHSIRRESRARQRIKGPVLSQYDNVGLFTPPDISGYETLHLRSKSDPGKAVLLVAECKDGRYLPRHMVSDPDVLMYMETDKHVHGSVAGDKSDGHTKQSSSKKSSHSLPATLSHSLSHQQESGRHEAKYETGDDQLCGDSGRSKHWQQEYPTQRNFQPRYECPESDQHQSKVKPLSGYHSAEDPPSAPREQVARSKLERSHSVREQQHYNQGIADVDRDYSYQKHGTKPPQSHYDNLDDYHPVPQPQAPVQKRGGPGSFPAPGFSASHSNRAYSTALGQGGYIQTELAMQRSETEIRTE, from the exons ATGAAGTCCCGGCCCACCAAGCAGAAGCTGAAGCAGAGGGGCATCCTCCGGGAGAGGGTGTTCGGATGCGACCTCGGAGAACACCTCCTGAACTCAGGATACGATG TGCCCCAGGTCCTCAAGAGCTGCACCGAGTTCCTCGAGAAACATGGTGTGACGGACGGCATCTACCGCCTCTCTGGGATTGCCTCAAATATTCAGAAACTGCG GCACGAGTTTGACTCTGAGCAGATCCCCGACCTGACCAAAGATGtttacatccaggacatccacTGTGTTAGCTCGCTGTGCAAGCTCTACTTCAGAGAGCTGCCCAACCCCCTGCTCACCTACCAACTCTACGAGAAGTTCTCT GATGCCGTATCAGCAGCAACGGATGAAGAGCGGCTCATCAAAATCCATGACGTCATCCAGCAGCTTCCTCCACCGCATTACAG GACTCTGGAGTTTCTCATGAGACACCTCTCTCACCTGGCAACATTCAGCTACATCACCAACATGCACAGCAAGAACCTGGCTATTGTCTGGGCCCCCAACCTGCTGAG GTCTAAACAGATTGAATCTGCATGCTTCAGTGGGACTGCGGCCTTCATGGAAGTCAGAATCCAGTCTGTGGTGGTGGAGTTCATCCTGAACCATGTGGACGTTCTCTTTAGCACTAAACTCAGCACACTTATACGAGAGGGAGCAG GTCACAACTCGTTGTCACGGCCGAAGTCCCTGCTGGTTTCATCACCCTCCACAAAACTATTGACTCTGGAGGAGGCCCAGGCCAGGACTCAGGCTCAGATCAACTCTCCGGTCACTGAAGACAGCAAGTACATTGAGGTGGGCGAAGGTCCAGCTGCCCTGCAGGGCAAGTTCCACACCGTCATCGAGTTTCCCACCGAGAG GAAGAGGCCGCCTATTAAATCCAAGAAGTCCCCTGTGGGTAGTTGGCGTTCTTTCTTCAACCTGGGCAAGTCTTCCTCCATGTCCAAGCGCAAGCTTCACCGCAATCCCAGTGAACCAAATGAACTGAAAGCAATGGCTCTCGCTG gaggcagaggagacacAGCAACGTTAAGATCAGCCAAAAGTGAAGAGTCACTGAGTTCCCTGCATAATGTGGAAG GAGAGTCCAAGGTGTACCGTCCTCGGAGGCCACGCTCCAGCAGCGATGCCCTGTCAGCATCCTTTAACGGCGAGCTGCTGGACAGCCGGCAGCTCTGCAACTCCTATGACAACCTGGACGGCACAGAGGACAGCGACGGAGACGACGGGCCCATCTGTGTGCCTGCTCTCATCTCACCTCCCCGCTCAGCAGGCGAAGACGTGGACCTCAGCCCACCAGACATTGGCATGGCCTCCTTGGACTTTGACCCCATGTCTTTCCAGTGCAGTCTCCCAGACACCTCCTATGCCTTCCCCCGAGATGACTCACCAGCCGGGGCAGAGGCCTCCACATTAAAGAGGAGCCCCGGCAGCATCTGTGGCAAGACCAATGGCTCTGACATCTCTGCTGCCTTCCTGGGCTGCTTGTCTACCCCCTTGTTTCCCACAGACTTCAGTGGTGTTGCTGGAGAGAACATGGAAAGCAAGAGATTGACCACTTCCTATTCTTATACTGATAAACCCACACAGGCTGTGTCGCCTATTAAATCTGGAAAGTCCATTAGCATGAGTCCTTTTACCAATTCACAGATTTTCTCTACAGAAATGCCTGACACAGATGTAGCTGGACAGGCTCAATATCCACAACCATTACCTCTTCCTGTAATACCCAAGGACTCTCCTCCCCTGATGGGCAGCCTGCTGCTGAGGGCAGCTGAGCTGTCCTTGGGTGAAGCTTTCCAAATGGAGCTGCACACGAAGCTGGCAGCATTTGACAACATATACAGTCGAGAAGTGAAGGGAGAGGACAGTGTTCAGCAGGCACCGTCAGCCAGCAGCCCAAATCACCAAG GAGTTTTAGCCTCAGCCCCGGACTCTTCAAAGGACCTCACCCCTCATTCCCTCAGCTCCACAGATCCCCCctctgcccctcctcctcctccccctcctaaAAATGCTGCCCGCATGTTGGCCCTTGCCCTCGCTGAGTCTGCCCAGCAGGTCTCCATCCAGTCTCAGTCATGGTCCTCTGAGCCCGCAACACCGGTGTCCCCTCTGCAGTCGCAGGATGCCTTTGACTTCCAGGATTCGCCGCATCAACTGGACCCACATTTCCACAGTTCCTCTGAGGAGATAGCTGAAAGGGGAAGTTCCCCACCACCAAACGGCACTGCTGCAGCTTCCACCACAGTCTCATCTTATCCCTCTGCTCCCAGTCCTCCAATCAAACAGCAGCCGCTTGAGTTTACTGGCATGATCACCAAGCCATCAGACAGTGCCAAGTCCTCAAGAGGTCCACCTGGACCACAGCCACCTAAAGACCCCACCCCACCAGACACTCCTTTTTACAAGTTCGCGCGACTCCCTAGTTCATTAAGCCCGACTTCTCCAAACAGGAGAAGTCCAGAAAGACAGCAGGCTGTTGCAGGACAGGTCCCAGTCCATACCAGCTCATCCACTTCCACCCTAGCCTCCCCCCCCAGTGGCAGCTGTAAAGATAAAGGAGTCTTACCACAACCTGGTCCTGAG GTTAAATCAGAGGGAACTGCACCACCAGCAATCCTTCCACAACCTTCAGAACAGCCGCCTCCGATTGCTCAAAAGCCCAAAAAGCAGTCTGTGCCGCAGCATCAGAAACACGCCCAGAGACAGACTCATCTCCCTACACCGCCTCAACCTCAGACACAAGTCCATTCCCAGCCTTCGAATCTCTCAAAGGCCAGTGCAAGAGTGGCCCCCACCTCTGCTGAGCCTTTTGAGAAGCCTTGGGAGGCCATTAGGCCAGTACAGCCCTGCACAGATTCTGCAAAGTATCACGACTCTTATGGACCAAAACCTCCTGCCCCTCCTGTCCGCACCATCGAGAGCAAGCTGGCCACTGCAGCGCTTAGCCAAAGTGAAGCCTCCTATCACATCTTGGATGAGGGCCCTGCACCTGGCCACCATGAAGATGCTCTGCCTCACCATCCTCTTTCTCCTCATAAATCTTCCATGCACCAGCCAGCCTACTTGTATCACGGTAAAGGAGAGGCTGTTTTAATTGAACCTCCAGGAGCTGCATACTACCACCAGAGACCTGTTCCTCTGGGCCTGCAGACCATGCCACACCACTACCGGCCTGACAGTGTCCCCCCACACCTCTCCTACGTGTCCAAGTCTGAGCCTCAGATACCTTACAGTGCCAGAGTAGACAACAGATACAGCACTTTAGGCCCAAGGTCATACCACCACTCCATTAAGTCCAGAGGAAACccctgcagtgtgtttgtgtctccggGCCCAGGGCATCAGGGTTATAGCCACGACCGAAACCAAGGCTATCCCAACATCCGTAGAGTGCACTCACTCCACGTTCCTTCCGCTGTCCGCTCAGTGCCCATCCAAAGGACTGAGGTTCCTCCAGAAGACGACATGTACGTCTACCACAGGCCCATTTATAAGTGCAAAGCCTACCAGCAGCCCCCGCAGCAGCCCCCACAGCAGGCCCAGCAGCAGCCCCCGCAGCAGTCCTCACAGCAGTCTTCACAGCAGTCTTCACAGCAGTCCTCACAGCAGTCCTCACAGCAGTCTTCACAGCAGTCTTCACAAGCGGACTACCACGTTACTCAACTGCAGCCTTACTTTGAGAATGGGCGGGTCCAGTATCGCTATAGTCCGTACTCTGGTTCAAGCCCCCTGGAGGCTCCTTACTATGACATCGACCCTTATGGCACCATCCGAATCCGGCACGTCCACTCTTATGGCAGCCGAGATCCCGGCGCTGCTGCTGGCCGACCAGGTGGAAAGGCGACTGGCTACCACTACCTTGCTCACCACGTTATCCCACCAGGGAAGGAGCACAGCTTTGTGAGCAGGGACATGCCCCCCAGCCATGGGACAAAGGAAACTGCTTCTTACCTCTCTTGGGACCCCGAGGAGTCAGAAAGGCTTCGCATGCACTCCATCCGCAGGGAGAGCCGGGCCAGACAGAGGATTAAAGGCCCTGTCCTCTCTCAGTATGACAACGTCGGCTTGTTCACACCACCAGATATTTCAGGTTATGAAACCCTACACCTGCGCAGTAAATCTGACCCAGGTAAAGCTGTGCTGCTTGTAGCCGAATGCAAAGATGGCCGCTACCTCCCCAGACACATGGTGTCAGACCCTGACGTCCTCATGTACATGGAGACTGACAAGCACGTCCATGGCAGTGTAGCGGGTGACAAGTCGGATGGACATACCAAGCAAAGCAGTTCCAAAAAATCGTCTCACTCCCTTCCTGCTACTCTGAGCCACAGTCTATCCCATCAGCAGGAGAGTGGTCGACACGAGGCCAAGTACGAGACTGGAGACGACCAGCTGTGTGGAGACAGCGGCAGGTCGAAACACTGGCAGCAGGAGTATCCCACCCAGAGGAACTTCCAACCAAGGTACGAGTGTCCTGAATCTGACCAGCACCAGAGTAAAGTGAAACCGTTGAGCGGCTACCACAGTGCGGAAGACCCGCCCTCAGCTCCAAGGGAACAAGTTGCCCGCTCCAAATTGGAGCGATCGCACAGCGTCCGAGAGCAGCAGCACTACAACCAGGGCATAGCCGATGTGGACAGAGACTACTCATATCAGAAACACGGCACGAAACCGCCACAGTCCCACTATGATAACTTGGACGATTACCACCCAGTACCTCAACCTCAGGCTCCGGTCCAAAAACGTGGAGGCCCCGGCTCCTTTCCCGCCCCTGGGTTCTCAGCGAGCCACAGCAACAGAGCGTACTCCACAGCACTGGGCCAGGGAGGCTATATCCAGACTGAGCTGGCCATGCAGAGGTCAGAGACAGAGATCCGTACAGAATGA